In the SAR86 cluster bacterium genome, CCTACGATGGGAAATCTTCATGAGGGCCATCTAAAGTTAGTAAATCAAGCAAGTGAAATTTCTGATTTCGTATGTGTTTCCATCTTTGTTAATCCTCTTCAGTTTGGACCAAAAGAGGATTACAGTGCTTATCCCAGAACTTTAGATGAAGATATTAGTAAACTAGAAAACACAAATTGTTCTCTTCTATTCCTTCCAGAGTCAAAGGATTTACTACGTAATATACGAGAATGCAAAGCCGATCCTTACTTATCCTCAATTTTATGTGGAAAAACAAGAACAAATCACTTCGATGGAGTAGTTACGATAGTCAACAGACTTTTTGAATTATTTAAACCAAAATCAACTTACTTTGGCGAAAAGGATTACCAACAATTAATGATTATTAAAGAGTTTGTTACCAGACATGATCTAAATATTAAGATTGAAGGAATATCAACTGAAAGAGAGGAGTCTGGTTTAGCAAAAAGTAGTAGGAATAAGTATTTGAGCAATGACGAAAAAGAGAAGGCAACCTTAATCTATAGAAGCTTGTGCAAAGTAAGACAATCTATCCTAGATTTATCGTCTCTAGATCAAGCTATATGTGAAGCTATCGAATTACTGGAAGAAAATAGTTTTAAAGTTGACTACTTCGAGGCAAGATCTAGAGTAAGTTTAAAGTCATCTAATGATCTTGAAGATATTATTCTTTTTTGTGCGGCTACTATCAATAATGTGAGATTAATAGATAACCTTAAGGTTTAGTTAGTGTGAAACGAATACATGAAAAAGATTTATTTGAAGTATCAGATACTCTTTATCCTCATGGAAGGCTTACTAATGCAAAAAGGTTAGAAGGAGGGTTTTCATGCGATGTCTTCATTCTGGATATCCAAACAGCTAATAAAGAAACCAAATTAGTTTTCCGATCCGAGGGCTCTTTTCCAGCTGATAACTCAATCGAAACAGAATTTAATTTACTCAAAGTACTCAATACAACCAACTTACCGGTTTCTGAAGCAATCTATTTAGACACAAGCTGCAAGATTTTACACAGACCTTTCATGATAATGTCTTACTTAGATGGATCATTAGGAACTTCTAATGAAAAAGTAATTTGCGATCATGAATTGATGGCAACCCAACTTAGAAATATCCATCAAATAGAAATTGATAAATTATCTGAGTTATCTCTTAGAGTTGATCCTCTAGATCAATTACTTTCTTTTATTCCAAAAGGAAGAGATTGGAATGAGATTAGAAACTTTATAAAAAATCTTACTATAGATGAATATAAAGGAAAGAAATGTCTTTTACATGGAGACTATTGGCCAGGGAACATACTTTGGAACAATGAAAACATAAGCGGTATTCTTGATTGGGAATATGCCGCTATTGGAGATCCGCTAGCAGACCTTGCTGTGACTTGTTTGGATGCAAGATACTCTAGTGGAGAAATAGGAATGAATTCCTTCAAACAAAAGTACCTTGGAAACGAAAAGATTGATGAATATAGATTTAATCTTTGGTTAATCTATATTGCTGCATCTACACTGCATTACATAAATAATTGGAACTTAGATAAGCAAACAAAATCTATAATGAAAAGAGAGTCAAAATTAACGATATTGGGTTCTTTTAACATTATTAAGAATCAGTCATAGGATAATCATACAACTACTAAGTTTTCCATTGAGTAATGATGTATATTCATTAAACCTATAGACTCAATAAAGAATGAAATGTTATTCTGATTTAAATTCTGGGGTCATCTTATGTGGAAATTTATTGTAGTAATTTATTTAGGCATTTTCGCTTTATCAGTTTCAAGTTCACCTATCTGTAATATCAATCAAGAACTTAATAAAGATACTGCAGCTAAATTAAGTGAATTTAGAGATCAGACCTATTCAACTTGTTTAACATGTGCTGATAATTCTTGTCAGTTGAAAAACTGGCCTGAAGAAAAAAAAGGGGATGAGACAGTGTGTAAACTTCTTTTTTGCACACCTAGTTATGTTTCCAAATTTTTTGAAAAGCCCGATAACGTTAAATCAGGCAAAACTAAAATTGAATTTTCCTACATCATTAATTCAAAGGGGAAAATTAAAGAGGTAGAAGTAAAATCTGCCAAAGGTGCTATGAATGCTAGGGAGTCTTATAAATACTTACAAAGCTTTACTTCTAAAACTCAATTTGAGCCCTTATTAGTTAATGATAAGGCAATTACATTAATTAATCTTGAAGGGGAGCATATTGCCTATACAGGAAAATATGAAGACATTGATAAAAATATGCCAGTTAATCAAGGGATTTGGAGAAATTAGATAGATTTAAATTAGATGATCGAGAAATCTAAGCTTATTCGTGAATTAGAATTAGTTTCCACGGATAAGGATTTTATGGAGCCATTTAATGTATTGATAGATTCCCTCAATGATGAGGCTAATTTAGGTTCTATCGGTCAAATAGCTGTTGAATATCAATTAAAACAACATATAAATAATCGAATACTTATCGATAAGGCTTATAGTTTAAAAAAGCATTCAGTATCAAAACCTCTCATTGTCATTGGTTTGCCTAGATCAGGAACAACATTTCTATTTAATCTTTTAAGCAAAGATCAAGATAACAGAAGCCCCTTGTTTTGGGAGATGATGAAGCCTTTTCCTTTGCTAAAAAAAGATGGCTTAAGAAAGAAGGCTAGAATATTCCAATCTGATTTAATTTTATTCTTTAAAGAAAGATTAATCCCAAATCTTGATAATCTTCACAAAATAAAATCTATTAGTCCTGAAGAATGTTTATTAATTAAGGTATTTGGTCTGCAAAGTATTTTATATTTCTATATGGCGAATGTTCCTACTTACTTAAATTATTTATCAAATTGTGATACTCGGATTAGTTATTCATGGCACTATAAATTTTTAAGTATT is a window encoding:
- the panC gene encoding pantoate--beta-alanine ligase — encoded protein: MLIISDTAELEEALRIYRRKFKHISLVPTMGNLHEGHLKLVNQASEISDFVCVSIFVNPLQFGPKEDYSAYPRTLDEDISKLENTNCSLLFLPESKDLLRNIRECKADPYLSSILCGKTRTNHFDGVVTIVNRLFELFKPKSTYFGEKDYQQLMIIKEFVTRHDLNIKIEGISTEREESGLAKSSRNKYLSNDEKEKATLIYRSLCKVRQSILDLSSLDQAICEAIELLEENSFKVDYFEARSRVSLKSSNDLEDIILFCAATINNVRLIDNLKV
- a CDS encoding phosphotransferase, giving the protein MKRIHEKDLFEVSDTLYPHGRLTNAKRLEGGFSCDVFILDIQTANKETKLVFRSEGSFPADNSIETEFNLLKVLNTTNLPVSEAIYLDTSCKILHRPFMIMSYLDGSLGTSNEKVICDHELMATQLRNIHQIEIDKLSELSLRVDPLDQLLSFIPKGRDWNEIRNFIKNLTIDEYKGKKCLLHGDYWPGNILWNNENISGILDWEYAAIGDPLADLAVTCLDARYSSGEIGMNSFKQKYLGNEKIDEYRFNLWLIYIAASTLHYINNWNLDKQTKSIMKRESKLTILGSFNIIKNQS
- a CDS encoding sulfotransferase, which gives rise to MIEKSKLIRELELVSTDKDFMEPFNVLIDSLNDEANLGSIGQIAVEYQLKQHINNRILIDKAYSLKKHSVSKPLIVIGLPRSGTTFLFNLLSKDQDNRSPLFWEMMKPFPLLKKDGLRKKARIFQSDLILFFKERLIPNLDNLHKIKSISPEECLLIKVFGLQSILYFYMANVPTYLNYLSNCDTRISYSWHYKFLSILENQLKPKRWLLKDPSHLGNLKEILSVYPDACFIHITRDPVETIPSICSLTAQVRKGFSKDLDRKRLGQDTLNFWAKSNDKNEAQRSDLSSNQYMQVQYDDLLDDPINLIKDIYRNFSISLDDQTLSLMNAYIGEDSNDAKAEHKYSLEDYGLERREVHNKLDYS